TTTGCCTGTTACACTGCTAGTACACAGTGCACTGTACAGTGCGTTTCATAGATGTATAGTCTGTTGAGTCTTCATTATATTGGAAATGTGAGCAATAAAAGCAGATTTTTAGTGCAATTCacactaaaaaaaaaagttaaaGAACTTATTTTTGTGAGCGAAATGGATTTTCATTGGTACCGAAACACCACCGCTTAATATCTGTTTTTTTTACAAAAAAGTTACCCAACAATTATCAGAATTTTTTTCGAAATGTCCCTGCTTTATACTTTTAGAGCGCACTGTATTTTGGCCATTTACCTTGGCCATGCACAATTTTGTGGCTTTGATTTCAGCTTTTGCCAGTTTGAAATTGCATTTTAGAAGAAATATCATTACAGGTATTACAGGATATTCATATTCATTTGAATAAATACAAACATATCAGAGTAGAGCAGAGAAGATGGAATTTGATTCGCAAAGAATGTGGTCTGAGGGATGGTTAttcaattttaatatttttaatgGATAAGCATTACGTCAACCATCATTTTGGGAGGCTTTAAAACGGGGAATTCGCCCTTTAAATGTTATACTTTTTGGCAAAGTTTGGAAGTTGGATAATCTCAAAATACAAACTGCATTTAATCAACAGCAAAAGTTGGCCCAAAGTCCAATCATCAAGTGAGCCAAATTACTTGCTCAATCTGCTTACAATTAATGCCTCTACTCTGCTCTACCCACCCACCGATTCAGCTGAACAAATGCTCACTTAACCAACTTGAactcaaacaaaacaaataacATTTCGCCCAGAGTTTTCCTAATTaataagaagaaaaaaaacgaTACGAGACGAAACGAAAGGAAAGTAAGGCAAAAGAAGGAAACGCAGGGCAGGAGTGGGCTTCAACCCGTCTACTCAACAAATGTTTTTcttttattcttttttgttgctgcAAATGTCAACAATTAATTTGCAGGCAAAAATATGCGCAGTCTTTCTCGCAGTGCAAATAAACGGGAGGCCCACGAAAATGGGTAGAAAAGGTGCACGATGTCCACTCCCCCGATGATGCTTTTCCCGCCTTCAGTAGGCTCTCTGCTTCGCATCGGCAGTATGCCTAACGTGCCGCAGAAGCTaaaagcaaaggcaaaggAAAAAGCAGAAGCAAAGAGATGAGGTGCTCAGGCAATTAATATGGAAATTCGGAGAGCCAGTAGAAGATGAGATGTGGCATACAGCAGGTGGCAGGCTCCACAGTGCAGATTCCCATCCATGCGGTGTGTGCAGGTGCCCATAATGAAGTCGATTGGAAGTTGGAATAATTTAAGTTTATGTTTGAGTTTCCGTCGAAAGGGGGGCAGGGGGGCAGGAGTGTGTTTTTAGGAAATTAACAAATGTGAATATAAAATTCAATTACCATTCAAATGATGGCACACGTGTGGCGTATGCTTGATATTTTATTTGCGAGTAAAACAATAATGGAGTGCTTTTCTTTGGCCCATCCCCACCTCAGCCCCAAGCAGATGGTTAATTATTCAGCTTTTTAGATTGTTGCCTATTCACATTTTGGGGTTCAAAACACTTTCCGAACAAAGGTGAACCATGAATATTTCATTTAGGGTCTTACCGGTGTCTTTTTCTTTAAAATTTTATCAAGTGGCTGGGCACTTGAGCCTAAATAATAGAGACGCCCCATCATGCAGCCATCATGTCCGGTGTTGCCTAGGCCATTTCAGCAGGAGGCTCAAAGCTGGAGCCAGGAGTCAGGAGTCAGGAGTCAGGAGCCAGTTTCCCTTTCATTTGCATGTCCTTCCTGTGGATACAAGACCGCCGTTTCTCGCTTCTGTCAGAtgtgtttgattgatttgttGGGCAATTTGCTGCCGCCTGTTCGAGGCTCGTGGTTCGAGGAGTTTCTCTTCGAATCCTGTTGAATCTGGAATCGTTTTGCTGCCACATTCATGCATGATTTATGTCTGAACATATCATAAAGTTGCCCTTCCCCATGGACTTATTGAGAGTGGGATAGCAGATTTGATTGAACTTAAGGGACGCCACTGGTCGAATCAATCACCGACTTAATGGCTTATTGTGAATAATATATTCTCCCATTGCCATTGAACTTGTCCCGTGGCCGATCAATCAAGTGCCAGTCTGCGCGCTAATTAGATGAATATGTTGCTCAACAATTGGCCAACAATCCGCAAAATCCCAGCAATTGTTGGCTTACCAAACCAATACGGATGGTGTGTGGGCCTGAGGCTTAAAGAGGCGGAGTTCTCTCTGTGAGGTGGACAATATATACATCTATTGTTATGCTCCACATTGCTCCCTCATTAAAGTTCTCATAATCACCCGCTGATGATGACACCCATTATGCCGCTTTTCGCTCGCCTTTCCTTTGCTCGTTTCAAGTTTTATCCTCGCTTCCGCTTTTGACCCGGCTAATTGGCCAGCATTTGCCAGAGAATTAAATGTTTGccatttcccattttccaGATTGCAGctgtagcagcagcagcatcagcataaGCAGGGAAATGCAAGCGGgtggagagagagatgggTATGGGGATGGGGATAGGGATCTTTTTTCACTCTGTTGGTGTTGTGCTTTCCGGACGAATGCCTGCGCTGTCAATAAAGCAAATTGACAACTGATTAACCGACAGTCAGAGTCTGACTCTGAGTCCGAGTACAAAGTCCTTGGGGAATGTCGGGGACGAAGCAATTACAGCGATAGATATTTGATTATTAACAGTTGAACGATTGCCAGTCGATTGGGGAGGCAGAGCACTTGACTCTGTCAATCGAACCGGTTCCCGAGTGTAAGGCAAGGACTTTTGCAATTGATGGTGCATAATTATCCCCCAGATGGGCCCCATGTGCCACACTCTGTGTCGTATGCGCAATGTTAATTGATTCTGGCCAAGGCTAAGGCTAAGGAGTCTCGCCCTCTGCAACTTATGGCTGACAATCGAATGAACAAAGCCAAAGCTAATTGAAGCCCGGCGACACATTTCTTTGACCCTTATTGAACTTTTCTGCCCTGATTTCACTTGTTTTTCTTCTGCGAATGCAAACAAAAGCCAGAGAAAGAGGCAgcacaacacaaaacaaaacaagagACTGATTGATTGGGTTTGTGTtacagcagcaggcagcagtcgGCAAGAAAGCATTCTATTCAGTGAATGGATCAATAGCTTTTTGTTTAGTTTGCCGTCGACATGCTCGTGTACACTCACTCACCTACCTTTCCCCTTTCCATTGACCAATCACTCCTACCGATTGGCAGAAGGCAAAGTCTTGTCTTTTAATTACAGCACGGGATTTAATGGAGAAGAAAATAAACTAACGCATTGAAGATAGGAAGATTCTACGTATTTATCTCATTTATTTGCATCTTTAGTTTGCTTTCCTGTATAAGTCAGCTTCCCCCTCATAGAGTCTCATTCTACTTCTAAAACTCGTAGAGCTAACATCGATTCACATTCGATCCACAAACAAAActtagatatacatatattttccaTCGAATTGAATTGCTTTCAATCAACATGGATATTCCCCAAGTGGATACGTTGGCGGTTTCGAAGAACAGTCGCGTTCAGCGTAACTTGATTCTGGGTTATGTGATTCCTGGCCTCAATGGCGTGGACTATGGCGATGTCAGCCGAATCGATGGGTTCTATCTGGATTGCCAGAAGTATCGTGACTACTATCGCGATCCGTACGGCAAAATGCCCAACCCGGAGAGGTTCCGTCAGTATCAGGGCAAGTGCGGCATCAGGCTGGATAATTCTCTGGTGGATATGTTGCTGCCCCCTCGATCGAATGTCGACCGCCTGCCCATTGTCTATCCTGTTGACTACGGCCACCCAATGGACTCGAGCAAGAGCTACAGGACATTGTTGATGGGCAACTACAATCCCATCACGCACTCGGGATTCAAGCGATAGATGTCTCGGACTACGAACTACGCCTGGAACTACTAGTTATGATTAACGgttacgattttagacaacggattatatattaaaattaaagaaaaataaaaaaagttCAATTCTACAATTAATTATATTTGTATTAATGTTGTTTTAATGTTAAGCTATGAAGACTTTTAATGGCTGTTTAGATAGTTTCTCTGTAGAGCGATAGTGTATTGTGAAGATCTTAgaagagagcgaaagagaaagCGATAGATGTTACAAGGGCTCGGGCACACTGTAGCTGAAAGAGGAGTCGAAAGCGGAGCCCAAATAAAGAATGCTTTCGATGCTTAGATCCAGCATCAGCTTGGCTGGGTGCtttcttttatttgtttttgctgtACGTTGAGTACAACGCTTTTCGGCATGAAGGAGGCCCTTATTTTACCCTTCATATACTGCCCTCAAATCTCATTCAAACAGACAAACCCCTAGGGCACACATCGTTTGCACACAGAAAATTCTGATCCGcataacaaacaaaaataaaaataaataaacataccTTAAACCACTCaattctaaaaaaaaaaaacaaccaaaATGATTATCCCTGAAGTGGATATGTTGGCTGTTTCGAAGAGCAGTCGTGTTCAGCGTGCTGCCATGGCGGGCTATGTTCTACCTGGCCTCAAAATGGTGGATTATGGTGCTATGGACCGAGTCGATCGATACTATATGGATTGCCAGAACTATCGGGATTACTATCGCGATCCGTCTGGTAAAATGCACAAGCCGGAGAGGTTCCGTCACTATCAGGGCAAATGCGGCATCAGGTTGGATAAATCTTTGAATGATTTGATGCTCCCACCTGTGTGGCGCGTGGAGCGCAAACCCATTGTCTATCCGATTGAGTATGGCATCCAAATGGACATGGACAAGAGCTACAGAACACTGTTGACGGGTACTCACAATGCCACTACACACACGGCCTTCAAGCGTTAGATGCTCGAATGAACTCTTAGACTGCTACTAGGATGATAAACGAACCGAATACGAGACTAGACAATGGAATTAATAAGCATTTAGGCGgaataattaaataattctAGTCTAACTCTGGTGTTTGTTGTGTCTTAAAGGGGATGGTATAGTCTGAGGGGTTTCGTTGTCTTGGTTTACTTTCCTTGGGTTCCCTTCTCCACTGAATACTGCTCTCGCTTTGCAGCGTTTTCTACTCCTACAGATATCCTTTATGTGGCATCTGTTTAGTAAAAGATTCTCCACTAAAAATCGCTTCTGTTTGTCTCCTGTCTGGcgctgtctctgcctctgtggCTGTCGTCCCATGCCTGTCGCTCGTTGTTTTCCCCGTCAGTCAGGGGGTGCGCTTTTCACCCGCTTGCCGGCGTGCAAATTGCTAATGAATTTAATTCCACACGACACACACGCGACGCACCCAGAGAGAGATGGGAAAAATGCGGCTGAAACGGTGACAGGGTTGCCAGCACATCTGATCTAGGCGACAAGTGAACTTTGTCTCTTGTCGGGAAATCTAACGGACAACGTGCACACAGCacacaataacaataacagcTTGTTATTCGCGTACTCTTCCGCAGAGAGGGTATAACTTTTCCCAAGGGAGGTTTGTAACCCCAGAGCGGGATAACCTCCAAGGAGACCCACAGCTATTGCTACCACAGAAATAGTGTATCTTCTCTAAGGGTATCTGAAGCTTCTGCTTCCCTTTTCTTTCGTGTTGATTCCAATGCAACACAGCAGTGTTGTGTACAGCAGAGTTTTAATTTGTGTTGGGAGCTGCATATTAAGTacgcagccagccagccagccacagAGGCATTGCTAGCGCTCCTATTCATGGTCATGTTCATGTTCCTCcttttgctgattgaattgAGGGGGCGGGCCATGCCACTCGATATGGTCACACTCGAGTCCACAGAGAGGTGCCCCTGATTAAGTATACGCCGTGTGTGTATGCACAAAATGCAAATTGGTGCAAGTGTCGGAGATTATAGTCGATACTATCGTACCTCCTGCACGCATCGCAGACTCTGAATGCTGTATTTTGGCAGCTTGGTAGCACTTACATATATAATTTTGTTTTGCGAACAACTCAATTTTCATCAGCATACATCAAAGCGCGGACACTGCAGTTCATTTGCATGACAGtcgcagaaaaaaaaaatccacATAAATTGCCTTGGCGAAAATCTATTCAAACTTTGCAGACAAATCATATTTTCCACGGTCAAACTTTTCCTAACCTccaacccccccccccaccacgtTTTTACTCCATTCAACTTTGTTGTTAAATTGCAAATCTCAGATGGAAACTTTTTTTCGCAGAGCTGTAGGAATGTTTCGGGGGATTACAGACATCAGATATCAACGGGCCATAAATATTGGTATTTATATTTAGAATTCGTGGTGTTTCAGACAGTTTAAAACACAGTGCATTCCAGACTCGAAAAAGTTGTTGGTTGCACGACAGCCGCCGAAGATGAAGGACTCGCACTGCCGGTTGACCCTGTCGAAGCGCCACATCTCGAATTCCCCCTTGCACGGCCCAGTCTCGGTCGGTGTGTCATCGCACTTCTCTTTTAGAACACCAATATGGTATCATATGGGAATAGGTTCAGTTCGTCATCCAAATTATTAAATTGCTTTTGGACCATCTTACTTGCATTGTAGGCCCAGGTCCCAGCCAGAATGGAGAGCACCAGGAAAAAAGACAGCCAGCCGGATGATATCATGATTGTGGTTGCAGTTCCTGTTTTTGTGATCGATATAGAAAAGGCGAAGGAACACTCCTAGTCTATTTACACTGTTGGATACGGCTGTGCTGTAACGAAGCCCCAGGTTTAACGCAAATATTACgcaatgattttatttgtttgagGTTTAGGTCAAAGGTGGGGCACAGAGGTGCTTTCCTTGtagtgttgggtaaacatCGTTCAATTtagtgttgggtaaacatCGTTTAATTTACTGAATAAGTTCGTTCGTTCATTTTTAGGCAGTGAACTAAGTCGTTGACAGGGTTGACAGGGTCAATCGGCAGTGCGAGTCCTTCATCTTCGGTGGCTGTCGTGCAACCAAGAACTTTTTCGAGTCCGGAATGCACTGTGTTTTGAACTGCCTGAATATAAACCATTGACCGTTCCCCAAGCATCTACTGTCAcactatacatacatatacaaaaGCCCAGGCATAAGGATTCGGATATTGGAACTTGGAAGTCCCAAAGAAGGGTAACCCCCATGATTTTCTTTTGAACAGCAAGTGCTGGTCGCAACGGAACCCCACTTACGTACAGTTTACCGGCTAATCAGAGAGCAGAGCTCTCTTCTGTAAGCTTAAGTTCTGCAAACCATGACGATGTATCTGCCCCACTTGCCACACGATAAATCTGTGGGGAACATGCATAAATAGAGGTGGAGCtcgaacagcagcagcggggcTAATCAAACCAATTAAAACCATAACTCAGCTGCAGGCCACCTACCTTACCTGTGCAGCACAATGTGGCAGGACACGGAAGGTTCACTCGCGCATGACGAAACCTTAAATACACTACCCACGTTCATCGAAAGCTGAAAGAACCTTAGGGCGAACACGACTATATCCCTCAATATGGGATCATTCTGTGATTTTGTGGTGTTTTTTATGAGGGTTCTAGCATTGGGTTTAATCTTTGCACTGTTTTTGCTcttcaatttcaattcaaaAGGCCATCAATTAGGGGAGGTGTGaggtgggagagagagagagagagagagagtgggttGGACAGTGCGACATCGGCAAATCCACAGGCATTTAACCACAAACACTCGGCACACGACCACATACGAGTGTAGGAGAGTGTCTGCTTTGGTCTGGTCACGCCACAACCACCCCCTCATTGAGCCCTGGCCACAGAGCCCCCAACAGGATAAACCCATTCACCCAGCCACCCATGCCACCCACTCTGGCTAGAGTTATATTGATTCGCCATTATGTTTTCCACATTTTGGCATCCGAAACTGATTTTTAATGCCCCCAGAAATTCATTTTGTTGGCCTGGCCCCAGAGCCAGCGCTGCGTATACGCAATTTGTGTGCCCTTTTCGCCACTGGGCACCGCGCGACTCCATTTGcactgttctgttctgttccgttccgttcgGTTGGGGGTCAGGGTCGACGCTGGGAAGGGGTGCTAGATTAGGCCGGGGGTTGGGGGAGGGGAGGCTCGAGGGCATTTAGAGTTCATGAGCTGCACAACATTTTGGTCACGCTGTGGGTTTATTCACAGCactagctgctgctgcaaatATGTTTTTCCAAATCGCACTACAGATTAAACAGCCATCCAGCGACCTGCTCTTCCCTTGGATTGCCCACTATTTTAACGCTGAAATTTGCACTCAATTTGTAGGAACATTACGCTGATGGCAGTTCTGGCTATTGAAGTCACTTTAGAATCGCTTTTCCTGAATGGAAAGTGGTTGAAAAGGCTGCTGTGGGGATACAGATTGTAGGGAAAACCTCAGTTTATATCGAATTTTATTTAATCTGCCTTTTCATTAAATATCTCTCTTTATTTTAGGGAATTTTCCACGTGAAAAACTATGCAAAAGCGACTATTCATCAAAAACAGTTTGACAGCCACTGTATCTGGCACTCCCAGAGATAGGTTAAGCCTGGCCTTGGACTGGCATTGGTTTTCACAACTCAAACACGTTCCCAAAAAGACAGACACCAAAAacggagacagagagagcagAGAGAGTTATTTATACGAGTGGGACTGTACTTTCCCTAAGCCATTGATACGTTAATGTATGTATGTCCCGCACAGTACCACCCAGTATATACGACTCGTATATTGTATCGTTTGTGTTGCGCTTAAGTTGGCTTTTTGAAGGATTTGTAACGCGTGAAGCGAGTGAGCCAACGAGTGCCTTTGCCATGTTAATTTCCCCGCATATGAGGGGGTTTGACGGGGATTGGGGATTGCATTTATGACagcattacgtatacgcacGAGTGGCACTGTGGCTTTGctgaaaaaaaatattatttattcaTTGTTTGGGTAAATCAATGTTTTACCAATTAGCAGAAGGGCTACGTTACCCTTTTGGGGgccattatatatttatttccaacgacaacgacagaAACATAACACTTAATCCCGCTGTAGTGACCCTTGACCCTTGAACctctacctctctctctctctctgcgaTTAGAAGTTATTTTTTGCTTCGGCAAACCTGAGTACCCGTTAAGACCCCTATCAATATCACGACGACACACACACGCCTTCGCCTTGGCCTCCGCCTGCGCTTCATTAGGAGAACAAACAGGACACCCATTGCCGTTCCCATCTATTGACAATGTAATTAATGGAAACCCCAAACGTTTTCGGGGAGGCCAAAAGTGCAAACACAGTGCCTGACAATTGTCTGTGAATATCAGTGCGTGTGTGcctctgcctgcctgccagccTATGCAAATAGACAAACGTGACACAACCACATCCGTT
The sequence above is a segment of the Drosophila miranda strain MSH22 chromosome 4, D.miranda_PacBio2.1, whole genome shotgun sequence genome. Coding sequences within it:
- the LOC108161209 gene encoding uncharacterized protein LOC108161209; the protein is MDIPQVDTLAVSKNSRVQRNLILGYVIPGLNGVDYGDVSRIDGFYLDCQKYRDYYRDPYGKMPNPERFRQYQGKCGIRLDNSLVDMLLPPRSNVDRLPIVYPVDYGHPMDSSKSYRTLLMGNYNPITHSGFKR
- the LOC108161210 gene encoding uncharacterized protein LOC108161210 translates to MIIPEVDMLAVSKSSRVQRAAMAGYVLPGLKMVDYGAMDRVDRYYMDCQNYRDYYRDPSGKMHKPERFRHYQGKCGIRLDKSLNDLMLPPVWRVERKPIVYPIEYGIQMDMDKSYRTLLTGTHNATTHTAFKR
- the LOC108161644 gene encoding trypsin inhibitor, translating into MISSGWLSFFLVLSILAGTWAYNAKKCDDTPTETGPCKGEFEMWRFDRVNRQCESFIFGGCRATNNFFESGMHCVLNCLKHHEF